A window of the Bacillus andreraoultii genome harbors these coding sequences:
- the whiA gene encoding DNA-binding protein WhiA has product MSFASDVKKELTNLPIDDGCTKSELSALIRMNGSLSFSNQRLIVDIQTENAAIARRIYSLLKKFYQVNVELFVRKKMRLKKNNVYIVRLIERGKEILEDLFIINENFKFNTQIAQQLIQTKSCKRAYLRGAFLAGGSINNPETSSYHLEISTLYKEHSEALSDLLNYFSLNSKILERKKGFITYLKEAEKISDFLSIVGAHNALLRFEDVRIVRDMRNSVNRLVNCETANLNKTIGAAIRQVENIKYIDQEIGLDALPDKLREIAKLRVEHQDVTLKELGEMVSGGISKSGINHRLRKIDEIADKLRAGQTLHF; this is encoded by the coding sequence TTGTCATTTGCCTCGGATGTAAAAAAAGAATTAACGAATTTACCGATTGATGATGGCTGTACAAAATCAGAATTATCGGCATTGATCCGGATGAACGGTTCCCTTTCATTTAGTAATCAACGGTTAATTGTAGATATTCAAACTGAAAACGCAGCCATAGCGCGTCGAATCTATTCTTTATTAAAAAAGTTTTATCAAGTGAACGTAGAACTTTTTGTACGTAAGAAAATGCGTTTGAAGAAAAACAATGTTTATATCGTTCGACTTATTGAACGGGGAAAAGAAATATTAGAAGATTTATTTATTATCAATGAGAATTTTAAATTCAATACTCAAATTGCTCAACAATTAATTCAAACAAAATCTTGTAAGCGTGCGTATTTACGCGGTGCTTTTTTAGCAGGTGGATCGATTAATAATCCCGAAACCTCTTCATATCATTTAGAAATATCCACTTTGTATAAAGAACATAGCGAGGCACTCAGTGATTTACTTAATTATTTTTCCTTAAACAGCAAAATATTAGAACGAAAAAAGGGATTTATTACGTATTTAAAAGAGGCCGAAAAAATATCTGACTTTTTGAGTATTGTTGGTGCACACAATGCTTTATTACGATTTGAAGATGTACGGATTGTGCGAGATATGAGAAATTCGGTAAATCGCCTTGTGAATTGTGAGACGGCAAATTTGAACAAAACAATTGGTGCGGCTATTCGTCAAGTAGAAAATATAAAATATATTGATCAAGAAATCGGTCTAGATGCACTGCCAGATAAGTTACGGGAAATCGCGAAACTCAGAGTAGAACACCAAGATGTAACACTAAAAGAACTTGGAGAGATGGTATCTGGTGGCATTAGCAAATCAGGAATTAATCACCGTTTGAGAAAGATAGACGAAATTGCTGATAAACTTCGCGCAGGCCAAACGCTTCATTTTTGA
- the istB gene encoding IS21-like element helper ATPase IstB, whose protein sequence is MDKRQEIIELCKELRLPSIRRMVNDESNFKKPDEAFEVLLQVLHQEHSDRLIRSKQNRIRTANFPQKKLLEELVESSLPDQARQKLPYLKTLKFIEEGQNVIFTGSPGTGKSHISIALGIEACLAGYKVFFATVPSLINQLKEYKSERTLRSFELKFERYDLVIIDELGYISFDKEGAELLFTHLSLRAGRKSTIITSNLPFLKWQEIFHDPVLTAALTDRLTHKSHVINMNGPSFRMKETKAWMNLNKFEVAQN, encoded by the coding sequence ATGGATAAAAGGCAAGAGATTATTGAGCTGTGTAAGGAATTGCGTTTGCCTAGTATTCGAAGGATGGTCAATGATGAAAGTAATTTCAAAAAACCGGATGAGGCATTTGAAGTGTTACTTCAGGTGCTTCATCAAGAACATAGCGACCGACTGATACGGTCGAAACAGAATCGAATACGTACAGCCAATTTCCCACAGAAAAAATTATTGGAAGAATTAGTTGAAAGTTCTTTACCTGATCAGGCCCGACAAAAGTTACCTTATTTAAAAACGTTAAAGTTTATTGAAGAAGGACAAAATGTGATTTTTACAGGTTCACCCGGTACGGGGAAGTCGCACATTTCTATAGCACTCGGTATAGAAGCCTGTTTAGCTGGATATAAAGTCTTCTTTGCGACAGTACCATCTCTAATTAATCAACTTAAAGAATACAAATCTGAAAGAACTCTTCGCTCATTTGAATTGAAATTTGAAAGATATGATTTAGTAATCATTGATGAACTTGGATATATCTCATTTGATAAAGAAGGAGCAGAACTATTATTTACGCATTTATCATTACGTGCAGGGAGAAAGTCTACAATCATTACAAGCAATTTACCATTTTTAAAATGGCAAGAAATCTTTCATGATCCAGTTTTAACAGCTGCCTTAACGGATCGGCTTACACATAAGTCACATGTTATTAATATGAATGGGCCATCTTTTAGAATGAAAGAAACAAAGGCTTGGATGAATTTAAATAAATTCGAGGTGGCTCAAAATTAA
- the rapZ gene encoding RNase adapter RapZ, producing MLDETNELQIVIITGMSGAGKTVAIQSFEDLGFFCVDNLPPMLLPKFLELMRDSKNKMNKVALVMDLRGREFFEQLIHVLAELQQYSWLVPHILFLDADDSTLVRRYKETRRFHPLAKSGLPLDGIRAERKLLEELKARAQTIINTSQLKPKELREKIAKEFSNNKQNLFTVNVVSFGFKHGIPIDADLVFDVRFLPNPFYIEHMRPKTGLDDEVYQYVMKWTDTSKFLEKLFDMLAFMLPLYKREGKSQLVIAIGCTGGQHRSVAISKYLGEKLAKDYEVQVSHREIENERIQKA from the coding sequence ATGTTAGATGAAACAAATGAGTTACAAATTGTAATTATTACTGGGATGAGTGGCGCAGGAAAGACGGTCGCAATCCAGAGTTTTGAAGATTTAGGCTTTTTTTGTGTAGACAACTTACCACCAATGCTTTTGCCAAAATTTCTAGAGTTAATGCGAGACTCGAAGAATAAAATGAACAAAGTTGCGTTAGTTATGGACTTACGTGGAAGGGAATTTTTTGAACAACTTATCCATGTCCTAGCTGAACTACAACAATACTCATGGTTAGTACCTCACATTTTATTTTTAGATGCGGATGATTCAACATTAGTTAGAAGATATAAAGAAACTCGCCGTTTTCACCCACTTGCTAAATCAGGTCTGCCTTTAGATGGAATTCGGGCTGAACGTAAGCTGTTAGAGGAATTAAAGGCAAGGGCGCAAACGATTATTAACACATCTCAATTAAAACCGAAAGAACTTCGTGAAAAGATAGCGAAGGAGTTTTCGAATAATAAGCAGAACTTGTTTACAGTAAATGTCGTCTCATTTGGATTTAAGCATGGAATCCCTATTGATGCGGATCTAGTTTTTGATGTTCGGTTTTTACCTAATCCGTTTTATATTGAACATATGCGACCAAAAACTGGCTTAGATGATGAAGTATATCAGTATGTTATGAAGTGGACAGACACAAGTAAATTTCTAGAGAAGTTATTTGATATGCTAGCATTCATGTTACCCCTATACAAGCGTGAAGGAAAAAGTCAGCTAGTCATTGCCATTGGATGTACAGGTGGACAACACCGTTCTGTTGCAATATCCAAATATTTAGGTGAAAAATTAGCGAAAGATTATGAAGTGCAAGTTTCACATAGAGAAATTGAAAACGAAAGGATTCAAAAAGCATGA
- a CDS encoding glutaredoxin family protein, protein MKQEVILYKRDECHLCDIALNQLRTLQNELSFDIKLINIDGDDHLTERYGLFIPVVEIGGEVVQYGHIDENVIKMRLQS, encoded by the coding sequence TTGAAACAGGAAGTTATCTTATATAAAAGAGATGAATGTCACCTATGCGATATTGCATTAAACCAATTGCGAACATTACAAAATGAATTATCCTTTGACATAAAATTAATTAATATTGACGGAGATGACCATCTAACTGAACGGTATGGATTGTTCATTCCAGTTGTAGAAATTGGCGGGGAAGTAGTTCAGTATGGACATATTGATGAAAATGTAATCAAAATGCGCTTACAAAGCTAA
- a CDS encoding HPr family phosphocarrier protein: protein MVEKQVIVKLKTGLQARPAALFVQEANRFSSDISIVSENRTVNAKSIMGIMSLAIGTGKEVKITADGSDEVEALDALVKFVENENN from the coding sequence ATGGTAGAAAAACAGGTTATTGTAAAATTAAAAACCGGTTTACAAGCACGTCCAGCAGCATTGTTTGTTCAAGAAGCAAACCGGTTTTCATCAGATATTTCAATTGTAAGTGAAAATCGCACGGTCAATGCAAAAAGTATTATGGGGATCATGAGTCTTGCGATTGGTACTGGTAAAGAAGTGAAAATTACTGCAGATGGTAGTGATGAAGTAGAAGCGTTAGATGCGTTAGTGAAATTTGTAGAAAATGAAAATAATTAG
- the clpP gene encoding ATP-dependent Clp endopeptidase proteolytic subunit ClpP, whose product MNLIPTVIEQTSRGERAYDIYSRLLKDRIILLGGQIDDNLANSIVAQLLFLDAENPEKDISLYINSPGGSVTAGMAIYDTMNFVKADVQTICIGMAASMGAFLLSSGTKGKRYALPNAEVMIHQPLGGAQGQATEIEIAARHILYTRDKLNKILSANTGQPLEIIEKDTDRDNFMTAERAKEYGLVDHIINRNTISK is encoded by the coding sequence ATGAATTTAATTCCTACAGTTATTGAACAAACAAGTCGAGGGGAACGCGCTTATGATATTTACTCACGCTTACTAAAAGACCGTATCATTCTTCTCGGTGGTCAAATTGACGATAATTTAGCAAACTCCATTGTTGCTCAGTTATTATTTTTAGATGCTGAGAACCCAGAAAAAGATATTTCTCTTTACATTAATAGCCCTGGTGGTAGCGTCACAGCCGGGATGGCAATTTATGATACCATGAACTTTGTTAAAGCTGATGTACAAACGATTTGTATCGGTATGGCAGCATCAATGGGTGCTTTCCTTTTATCCTCTGGTACAAAAGGTAAACGATATGCTTTACCAAATGCTGAAGTCATGATTCACCAACCATTAGGTGGAGCTCAAGGCCAAGCAACGGAAATCGAAATTGCTGCAAGACATATTTTATACACACGTGATAAATTAAATAAAATTTTATCTGCAAACACAGGTCAACCACTTGAAATAATTGAAAAAGATACAGACCGTGATAACTTTATGACTGCTGAAAGAGCAAAAGAATACGGTTTAGTTGACCATATCATTAATCGCAATACTATTTCTAAATAA
- the rpoN gene encoding RNA polymerase factor sigma-54, which translates to MKLEFGLLQNQTLKINMSQQLAQAISLLQYTSMELANYVENMAQENPLLDVEMNVYTPIDFRGRKNRMTYKEANQVFAELQIPDLSTSIFDYLLEQILPRKLTKDEYTCFKFLVNHLNDDGYLEITVDEVSKTLKIPKHTGEEMLQMLHGLNPAGIGARNLQECIILQLKRKEEVQQEDLDMISSYFHELLQKDWKQIVQETNIPLYKIQHLFDLVKTLDPRPGAFFSNERTHYIVPDIFIEKSDDFWHIKVAEDSYIHIKVNERYYNELLSYSDSKITAYVQDKYQQIQWLQESIQQRKQTMMKIMQAIIELQESYFLGVEKELTPMTMKEIAGRVGVHESTVSRVVKNKFVQTPIGTIPLRKLFTNRAKVEDVGRLLSTEAVKKEILHIVSQENKLKPYSDQEIVQLLVEKGISISRRTVTKYREQLSILSSTKRKRYTN; encoded by the coding sequence ATGAAATTAGAATTTGGTTTATTGCAAAATCAAACACTAAAAATAAATATGTCACAGCAATTAGCTCAAGCGATTTCTCTACTTCAATATACATCAATGGAATTAGCTAACTATGTAGAAAATATGGCACAAGAAAACCCTTTACTCGACGTTGAAATGAATGTTTATACACCTATCGATTTTCGTGGTCGAAAAAATAGAATGACCTATAAAGAAGCAAATCAAGTTTTTGCAGAATTACAAATACCGGACTTGAGTACGAGTATTTTTGATTACTTACTTGAACAAATTCTACCAAGAAAGTTAACAAAGGACGAATATACTTGTTTCAAATTTCTCGTCAATCATTTGAATGATGATGGATACTTAGAAATAACTGTTGACGAAGTAAGTAAAACATTAAAAATACCAAAGCATACTGGAGAAGAAATGTTACAGATGCTACATGGGTTAAATCCTGCTGGAATTGGAGCGAGAAACTTACAAGAATGTATAATCCTTCAGTTAAAGCGAAAAGAAGAGGTGCAGCAAGAAGATCTCGATATGATCTCCTCGTACTTTCATGAACTTTTGCAAAAAGACTGGAAACAAATTGTCCAAGAGACAAATATACCATTATATAAAATCCAACATTTATTTGATTTAGTTAAAACACTAGACCCTAGACCAGGTGCATTTTTTTCAAATGAGAGAACGCATTACATTGTTCCAGACATTTTTATTGAAAAAAGTGATGATTTTTGGCATATTAAAGTAGCAGAAGATTCCTATATTCATATAAAGGTAAACGAAAGGTATTACAATGAGCTATTATCTTATTCAGATTCTAAGATAACTGCTTATGTTCAGGATAAATACCAACAAATTCAATGGTTACAAGAAAGTATTCAACAGAGAAAACAAACAATGATGAAAATCATGCAGGCAATTATTGAACTTCAAGAATCCTATTTCCTAGGTGTGGAAAAAGAATTGACACCGATGACGATGAAGGAAATAGCTGGGCGCGTCGGCGTCCACGAATCAACGGTTTCGCGAGTGGTGAAAAACAAATTTGTCCAAACGCCGATTGGTACGATTCCTTTACGTAAGTTATTTACGAATCGGGCGAAAGTAGAGGATGTAGGACGATTACTTTCAACGGAAGCTGTCAAAAAGGAAATTCTCCACATCGTTAGCCAGGAAAATAAATTAAAACCATACTCTGACCAGGAAATTGTGCAATTGCTTGTCGAAAAAGGAATTTCGATTTCCCGAAGAACGGTTACTAAGTATCGAGAGCAGTTAAGTATTTTATCATCAACAAAACGAAAGCGATATACAAATTAA
- a CDS encoding NUDIX hydrolase produces the protein MQRVANCVFMRDGKILLLQKPRRGWWAIPGGKVEPKETVKAAAIREYWEETGIQVQQPTIKGIYTFLVDDAAIHLSEWMMFTFFSENGEGIEKVETTEGILAWHSVEELNDLPMAEGDRYIIRQAVFGENVQFGTFHYTKEFQLLSHQLD, from the coding sequence ATGCAAAGAGTAGCAAACTGTGTTTTTATGAGAGATGGAAAAATATTATTATTACAAAAACCACGTCGGGGCTGGTGGGCAATTCCTGGTGGAAAAGTTGAACCGAAAGAAACGGTAAAGGCGGCCGCCATTCGTGAGTATTGGGAAGAAACAGGTATTCAAGTTCAACAACCTACAATTAAAGGAATTTATACGTTTTTAGTTGATGATGCAGCTATTCACCTATCCGAATGGATGATGTTCACCTTCTTTAGTGAAAATGGAGAAGGAATAGAAAAGGTAGAGACAACAGAAGGTATCCTTGCATGGCACAGTGTAGAGGAATTGAACGACTTGCCGATGGCAGAGGGTGACCGTTACATTATTCGTCAGGCGGTTTTTGGTGAAAATGTACAATTTGGTACATTTCATTATACGAAGGAATTCCAGTTATTGTCACATCAGTTAGACTAG
- a CDS encoding IS1182 family transposase translates to MFKHYNMNQVVLPLNLEIKLKENDIAFAINDLVESIPEEAFEDFIRQTGRPAYHPRMMLKVILCGYTQSVFSGRKIEALLQDSIRMMWLAQGHEPSYRTINRFRSNPLIENILRECFVQFRNQLVEKELIEEEAIFIDGTKIEANANKFTFVWRKSIERYSDKLIEKSNQLYDELLEKEIIPAIEREKEEELSVKEMEEVVEKLDEKIEEYNKKIEVSEVGSERKKLRSERKLPIQSRKQWMDYITRKQKYQNDMEIFGDRNSYSKTDPDATFMRMKDDYMKNGQLKAGYNVQIATEGQYVLAYDVFPNPTDTRTLIPFLDTIEENFFELPEFIVADAGYGSEQNYEDIIENRNRTPLITYNQYRKEKKKKHKDNAFHVDNWEYNEDEDTFLCPNGRKVRFSHHSKRTDRYGFTREFKVYECEDCSDCPLRDLCTKAKEGNNRKVYMNEKWESQKEYVRTKLSDEKTGEIYGKRKIDVEPAFGFLKANLGFTRFSVRGKQKVKNELAFALMAVNMRKVTAISGKIVTRNGKTPQKRFQANFLLPGTFLYTTFG, encoded by the coding sequence ATGTTTAAACATTATAACATGAATCAAGTAGTTTTACCGCTAAATTTAGAAATTAAGTTGAAAGAAAACGATATTGCTTTTGCGATCAATGATCTTGTCGAGAGTATTCCCGAAGAAGCTTTCGAGGACTTCATACGACAAACCGGCCGTCCCGCGTATCATCCTCGTATGATGTTGAAAGTCATTTTGTGTGGATATACGCAATCCGTGTTTTCCGGCCGTAAAATAGAAGCTTTATTACAGGATAGTATCCGCATGATGTGGCTAGCTCAAGGACATGAACCTAGCTATCGCACCATCAATCGCTTCCGTTCTAATCCACTCATTGAAAACATCCTACGTGAATGCTTTGTCCAGTTCCGAAATCAGCTCGTGGAAAAGGAATTGATTGAAGAGGAAGCCATTTTTATTGATGGTACAAAAATTGAAGCAAACGCAAATAAGTTCACCTTTGTATGGCGGAAGTCCATTGAAAGATATAGTGATAAGCTAATTGAAAAGTCCAATCAACTGTATGATGAGCTGCTAGAGAAGGAGATCATCCCAGCAATAGAGCGAGAAAAGGAAGAGGAACTTTCCGTCAAAGAAATGGAAGAAGTAGTCGAAAAGTTAGACGAGAAAATCGAGGAATATAATAAAAAGATTGAAGTATCTGAAGTTGGGAGTGAACGGAAAAAGCTCCGTTCCGAACGCAAATTACCCATACAATCTCGGAAGCAATGGATGGATTACATTACTCGCAAACAAAAGTATCAAAACGATATGGAGATTTTCGGTGATCGCAATAGTTACTCAAAGACGGACCCAGATGCGACGTTTATGCGCATGAAGGACGACTACATGAAGAACGGTCAATTGAAAGCTGGTTACAATGTCCAAATTGCGACGGAAGGTCAATATGTGCTCGCTTACGATGTTTTCCCAAACCCGACCGATACACGCACTTTAATTCCTTTTCTCGACACGATTGAAGAAAACTTTTTCGAGCTTCCGGAATTCATTGTCGCGGATGCAGGATATGGTAGCGAACAGAATTATGAAGATATCATCGAGAATCGAAATCGAACGCCACTTATTACATACAATCAATATCGAAAGGAGAAGAAAAAGAAGCATAAGGACAACGCTTTTCATGTAGATAATTGGGAATATAATGAGGACGAAGATACTTTTCTGTGCCCAAATGGTCGGAAAGTACGATTTAGCCATCATTCCAAACGAACAGACAGGTACGGATTCACCCGTGAATTTAAAGTGTACGAGTGTGAGGACTGTTCGGATTGTCCACTCCGCGATTTATGCACGAAAGCAAAAGAAGGGAACAACCGAAAAGTCTACATGAATGAAAAGTGGGAGTCCCAAAAAGAATATGTACGTACGAAGCTTTCAGACGAGAAAACTGGTGAAATTTACGGAAAACGTAAAATTGATGTAGAACCAGCGTTCGGTTTTCTGAAGGCTAATTTAGGTTTCACTCGTTTTTCCGTCAGAGGAAAACAGAAAGTGAAAAATGAATTAGCCTTTGCGTTGATGGCGGTGAATATGAGAAAAGTCACCGCCATCAGCGGTAAAATAGTGACGAGAAATGGAAAAACCCCACAAAAAAGGTTCCAAGCAAATTTTTTATTGCCTGGAACCTTTTTATATACTACTTTTGGCTAG
- a CDS encoding gluconeogenesis factor YvcK family protein, whose product MTIRQPRIVIIGGGTGLPVLLRGIKQFPVDITAIVTVADDGGSSGRLREDFRIPPPGDVRNVLAALSEVEPLIEELFQHRFQTNGDLSGHSLGNLMLAAMTNITGNFAHAIHEMSRVLNVKGRVLPSANQSVVLHAEMEDGVIIHGESKIPNYGKKINRVFLTPRKVRALPETLQAIREADLVVIGPGSLFTSILPNLIVPQIGDAIIETKASKVYICNLMTQKGETNGFSASDHVKAIYNHIEPFSIQKVIVNNGKIPDDIKLRYKGEYADPVKIDKENLKEMGIEIIEEPIATLADGMLRHDTKRLSQLIYNLLESETKNGFTS is encoded by the coding sequence ATGACAATCAGACAACCAAGAATTGTAATCATTGGTGGTGGTACGGGCTTACCTGTACTACTACGAGGTATTAAACAATTTCCAGTCGATATTACAGCAATTGTCACAGTAGCTGATGATGGCGGCAGTTCGGGACGTCTACGCGAAGATTTCCGTATTCCTCCACCTGGTGATGTCCGAAATGTTCTGGCGGCACTGTCAGAAGTTGAGCCGTTAATTGAAGAACTCTTTCAGCATCGTTTTCAAACGAATGGTGACTTGTCTGGTCACTCACTTGGAAATTTAATGTTAGCAGCAATGACAAATATTACAGGGAATTTTGCTCATGCCATACATGAAATGAGCCGTGTATTAAATGTCAAAGGCCGGGTTCTCCCTTCAGCGAATCAAAGTGTTGTACTTCATGCAGAAATGGAAGATGGTGTTATTATTCACGGGGAATCAAAAATACCTAACTATGGTAAAAAGATTAACCGTGTTTTCTTAACGCCAAGAAAGGTTAGGGCTTTACCGGAAACTTTACAAGCGATTAGAGAGGCAGATCTTGTTGTTATTGGGCCAGGTTCACTTTTCACAAGTATTTTACCAAATTTAATTGTTCCTCAAATTGGAGACGCAATTATTGAAACGAAAGCAAGTAAAGTATATATTTGTAATCTCATGACACAAAAAGGAGAAACAAATGGCTTTTCAGCAAGTGATCATGTGAAAGCAATCTATAATCATATCGAACCGTTTTCCATTCAAAAAGTCATCGTTAATAATGGGAAAATTCCAGATGATATTAAGTTACGATATAAGGGAGAATATGCTGATCCAGTAAAAATTGATAAAGAGAACTTGAAAGAAATGGGAATAGAGATTATTGAAGAGCCGATAGCGACCCTTGCAGATGGAATGTTACGTCATGATACAAAAAGGTTATCACAATTAATATATAATTTATTAGAAAGTGAAACAAAAAACGGCTTTACATCGTAG
- a CDS encoding sugar-binding transcriptional regulator, translating into MKSIIDVQKRLIPDLVEVMQKRYRILRYIEIMQPVGRRSLSQSLQITERVLRGETEFLKDQDLVSISASGMRLTEEGKIILDQLEHIMKGFSSVPELERQLATALDIQHCNVVTGNSDESEWVKSELGRACVTKMKDIMKDGHIISVTGGSTMNAVADAFTSDLNKKNLLFVPARGGIGADIKDQANTICQRMALKCGGDYMVLYSPDQVTKELYESFIQESSIREVLMKIKSADIVIHGIGDALTMAKRRMTSEEDMQKILEGNAVAEAFGYYFDENGKIVHKVQTVGLQLEDLQNIPYIFAVAGGASKAKAIKAYMKIAPKNTVLITDEAVTNLILKG; encoded by the coding sequence ATGAAGTCGATTATTGACGTACAAAAAAGGTTAATTCCAGATTTAGTTGAAGTAATGCAAAAAAGATATCGAATTCTTCGTTACATTGAAATTATGCAACCGGTTGGTAGAAGAAGCTTGTCCCAAAGTTTACAAATTACTGAGCGAGTTTTGCGTGGTGAGACTGAATTTTTAAAAGATCAAGATTTAGTTTCAATTTCGGCATCTGGTATGAGATTAACAGAAGAGGGGAAAATAATTCTCGACCAACTTGAGCATATTATGAAAGGTTTCTCAAGTGTTCCTGAATTAGAAAGACAGCTCGCAACTGCACTAGATATCCAACATTGTAATGTTGTAACAGGTAACAGTGATGAATCTGAGTGGGTTAAATCTGAACTTGGTCGTGCTTGTGTAACAAAAATGAAAGATATTATGAAAGATGGTCATATCATTAGTGTGACGGGTGGCTCTACGATGAACGCTGTAGCTGATGCTTTTACGAGTGACTTGAATAAAAAGAACCTACTTTTTGTTCCAGCTAGGGGTGGCATTGGAGCAGATATTAAAGACCAAGCAAATACAATTTGTCAAAGAATGGCACTTAAATGTGGTGGGGACTATATGGTTCTTTACTCACCTGATCAAGTGACAAAAGAATTGTATGAATCTTTCATTCAAGAATCATCCATTCGAGAAGTATTGATGAAAATTAAATCAGCGGATATCGTCATCCATGGAATTGGGGATGCGCTGACAATGGCGAAAAGACGGATGACCTCAGAAGAAGATATGCAAAAAATATTAGAAGGTAACGCTGTTGCTGAAGCATTTGGTTATTATTTTGATGAAAATGGAAAAATAGTCCATAAAGTGCAAACAGTCGGGTTACAACTTGAAGATTTACAAAATATCCCCTATATTTTTGCCGTAGCTGGTGGAGCATCGAAAGCGAAGGCAATTAAGGCGTATATGAAAATCGCGCCAAAAAATACGGTTTTAATTACAGATGAAGCCGTAACGAATCTGATTTTAAAAGGGTAA